The Candidatus Poribacteria bacterium genome includes a region encoding these proteins:
- a CDS encoding dihydrofolate reductase yields the protein MVVSMIAAMDKNRLIGNGPDIPWQMPADRRHFRDMTIGKSVVMGRKTFETLKRPLGKRQNIILTRNRTYQAPEGCIVAHSVAEILKLYEGTEELMICGGAPIYEAFLPHADRLYLTQIHATFKGDVYFPAFDLEAWQEVKRIDGEPDEKNPYPYSFLFLERK from the coding sequence ATGGTAGTTTCAATGATTGCCGCAATGGATAAAAATCGGCTCATCGGTAATGGACCCGATATCCCATGGCAAATGCCAGCCGACCGACGGCATTTTCGTGATATGACAATCGGCAAATCCGTTGTTATGGGACGCAAGACCTTTGAGACGTTGAAACGTCCACTCGGCAAGCGGCAGAACATCATTCTCACACGAAACAGGACTTATCAAGCACCAGAAGGGTGTATCGTCGCACATTCGGTAGCAGAAATTCTCAAACTTTATGAAGGAACCGAGGAACTCATGATCTGTGGCGGCGCACCTATCTATGAAGCCTTTCTGCCCCACGCCGATCGACTCTACCTTACACAGATCCACGCGACATTCAAAGGCGACGTCTATTTTCCCGCCTTCGACCTCGAAGCGTGGCAAGAAGTAAAACGTATTGATGGCGAACCCGACGAGAAAAACCCCTATCCTTACAGTTTTTTATTTTTAGAAAGAAAATAG
- a CDS encoding SMC-Scp complex subunit ScpB, whose amino-acid sequence MTQKKRNHGNLSNSEQNGNPPVPNELTLREEGLFLIQLIFEEFEEIIINYPHHAAYCLASITRLVDTAENLPQFARRLGMWLWIEVLAFQTEEPLDLTELAEHFEIDREAIQTGIDDLVNAEEFGIEWEREGHIKLVPRMLKETVIHFAEQVLSGIEAGEQEEGVES is encoded by the coding sequence ATGACACAGAAAAAACGAAACCACGGCAATTTAAGCAATTCAGAACAGAACGGTAACCCTCCAGTCCCGAACGAACTCACATTACGAGAGGAAGGACTATTTCTCATTCAACTCATTTTCGAGGAATTTGAAGAGATTATAATCAATTACCCTCACCACGCTGCCTACTGCCTCGCATCAATTACCCGCTTAGTGGACACAGCCGAAAATCTGCCGCAATTCGCACGTCGGTTGGGCATGTGGCTCTGGATAGAAGTTCTCGCTTTCCAAACCGAAGAACCTCTCGACCTCACGGAACTCGCCGAACACTTTGAAATTGATCGGGAGGCCATCCAGACTGGAATTGACGACCTTGTGAACGCAGAAGAATTCGGGATTGAGTGGGAACGGGAAGGGCATATCAAACTCGTACCCCGTATGTTAAAAGAGACAGTGATCCATTTCGCTGAACAGGTCTTGAGCGGAATAGAGGCAGGAGAACAAGAGGAAGGAGTAGAATCTTAA